Proteins from a single region of Mucilaginibacter daejeonensis:
- a CDS encoding site-specific integrase — translation MQTSQSFGIHFTTRPDKAKDGKEPIYACVTVNRQRAYIALKQNVDPKNWDGGKGAAKGNKDEVKSINNYLEEVRLAIGNSYKELQIKRKMLSAKAVKDLYLGEEAEVYSLSRLISYHNETSTEELKWSTLKHYYVTQRYLLKFLGLQYNANDIYLHQLNYKFVKDFEVFLRNHKPKDHQKPLNNNGVMKHIIRLKKMVNLALNLQWINNDPFATYKLKIQKVIREQLSELELKAIEEKNFGIERLEMVRDMFVFCCYTGLSYVDVSNLEPEHIVTGADGDRWIRTCREKTLIPVVVPLLPKALAILDKYQDNERSLYDGRVFPKISNQKVNSYLKEIADRCGIIKNVTFHIARHTFATTVTLSNGVPIETVSKILGHTKITTTQIYAKVVERKLKEDMKMLQSKLSL, via the coding sequence ATGCAAACATCACAGTCGTTCGGTATTCATTTTACCACCCGTCCTGACAAAGCGAAAGACGGAAAAGAACCCATCTATGCATGCGTTACCGTTAATCGGCAGCGTGCTTACATCGCATTAAAACAGAATGTTGATCCCAAAAATTGGGACGGCGGCAAGGGAGCCGCCAAGGGTAATAAAGACGAAGTCAAATCCATTAATAATTACCTTGAAGAAGTAAGGCTTGCCATCGGGAATAGTTATAAAGAGCTCCAGATCAAAAGGAAAATGTTATCGGCTAAAGCGGTTAAAGATCTGTATCTCGGTGAAGAAGCAGAAGTTTATTCGCTGAGCCGCCTTATAAGCTACCACAACGAAACTTCTACTGAAGAATTGAAATGGAGTACCCTGAAACATTATTATGTCACTCAGCGGTATTTATTGAAGTTCTTAGGATTACAATATAATGCAAACGACATTTACCTTCATCAGCTGAACTATAAATTCGTCAAAGACTTCGAAGTGTTCCTTAGAAACCATAAACCTAAAGATCATCAAAAGCCGCTTAACAACAACGGGGTAATGAAACACATTATCCGTTTAAAAAAGATGGTTAACCTCGCATTAAATCTCCAATGGATAAATAATGACCCCTTCGCTACTTACAAATTGAAGATACAAAAGGTTATTAGAGAGCAATTAAGCGAGCTGGAATTGAAAGCTATTGAGGAAAAGAATTTTGGCATTGAGCGTTTGGAAATGGTTAGGGATATGTTTGTGTTCTGCTGTTATACTGGCTTGTCTTATGTTGACGTAAGTAACTTGGAACCGGAGCATATCGTAACAGGTGCTGACGGCGACCGATGGATCAGGACATGCCGAGAAAAGACCTTAATTCCAGTTGTTGTACCGCTTTTACCTAAAGCTCTCGCTATACTTGATAAGTATCAAGACAACGAACGTTCACTGTATGATGGCCGCGTCTTTCCGAAAATATCAAACCAAAAGGTAAATAGTTACCTAAAAGAAATTGCTGATCGCTGCGGCATTATCAAAAACGTTACTTTCCATATTGCCAGGCACACTTTTGCTACGACCGTAACATTGTCCAATGGTGTACCTATTGAGACAGTAAGTAAGATTTTAGGGCATACAAAAATTACAACTACGCAAATTTATGCAAAGGTGGTAGAACGGAAGCTGAAGGAAGATATGAAAATGCTTCAAAGTAAATTATCGCTATAA
- a CDS encoding HAD family hydrolase — MQNIKNIIFDYGNVIFSINFAKVQQAFNALGISNVDEFYGHLQQDAIFDAFDRGQITAAQFRDRIREKAGRPELTDDEIDTAWNSILVGIAEGNHELLLKLKDKYRTFLLSNINDIHYQYIMKYLKRDFGFDNNDHLFEKAYYSHFTGMRKPEKAIFEKVLNENGLKPEETLFIDDSPQHLEGARALGIHTFLMTAPDTIQLFAERERLL, encoded by the coding sequence ATGCAAAATATTAAGAACATCATATTTGATTACGGCAACGTGATCTTCAGTATCAACTTTGCCAAGGTGCAACAGGCGTTTAATGCGTTGGGCATCAGTAATGTCGACGAATTCTACGGTCACTTGCAGCAGGATGCCATTTTTGATGCGTTCGACCGCGGGCAGATCACCGCTGCCCAATTTAGGGACAGGATACGTGAGAAAGCTGGCCGGCCCGAATTGACCGATGACGAGATCGATACCGCATGGAACAGCATCTTGGTGGGTATAGCCGAAGGTAACCACGAGCTGTTGCTAAAACTGAAGGACAAGTACCGCACGTTCCTGCTAAGTAATATCAATGATATTCATTATCAATATATTATGAAGTATCTGAAGCGTGATTTTGGCTTTGATAATAACGACCACCTGTTCGAGAAGGCTTACTACTCGCATTTCACGGGAATGCGTAAACCTGAAAAGGCCATATTCGAAAAAGTGCTGAACGAGAACGGCTTAAAGCCCGAAGAGACCTTATTCATTGATGATAGTCCGCAGCATTTGGAAGGGGCTAGGGCGTTGGGGATACATACTTTTTTGATGACAGCTCCCGATACCATACAGTTATTTGCAGAGCGCGAGCGCTTGTTATAA
- a CDS encoding outer membrane beta-barrel protein, producing the protein MLINNNPASGISVHLLRANDGSLVKLELSGADGGFLFEGMAPGKYNVAITDMMVTAYRSADIELNKDLDLGNITLNASTTALKEVSVRSAKPFIQQQYDRTVINVEGSITAAGSTALEILQRAPGVTLDQAENIRLRGRSGVLVMIDGKQVPMTGEDLATYLKGLPANALERIDLITEPSAKYDAAGTAGIIDIRLKRSKTAGWNGNVTASYGQGKLPKGNTGFDLSYRNNKLNVFTSYNFTRRSDRLLLTLQRRFLNADGSLQSGFDQDNYTDNFVNAHLGRLAANYGLSSSTVIGFTSSLYASDIRTPGGNYSLAKNDQDKGVSYSTNSFLNYRYRTNPSFNLNLLHKLDTAGRQLTVDLDQSRFNTREDQDYTTRYFDLQGTEQRRPYLLIGDLDGYLTVRSAKADYVQPLKNWKGRFEAGMKSSWVKTDNDIVFYDRSSGANVVDQSKTNRFVYNENINAAYVNLSGNQQLFKWQVGVRAEHTHNKGVQTKNDSTFRNNYLQLFPSAYGSYQLSKNSELGLTLSRRIDRPSYRQLNPFRYYINDNTYQSGNPYLQPQLTYSAEVTYTWQQKYILSYNYARTSNYILSLLIPELGANKQVQETSRNLARFNYQSVSLSIPVEVGKWLSSTNNILAYYGRYVGNLANTNIRNGRVAFNINSNNQLKLGKGWMGEVTGSFQSAEILGLEDVRSICYGNVGIMKQLWKNKANLKLNVSDLFYTNKTRATDRATGYLEHYVQTRDTRVATLSFTYRFGNTKGLPKPKNGGAEEEKRRAG; encoded by the coding sequence TTGCTGATCAATAATAACCCGGCTTCCGGTATCTCCGTTCATTTGTTGCGGGCCAATGATGGTTCGCTGGTCAAGCTTGAATTGAGCGGTGCCGATGGCGGTTTCCTGTTCGAGGGTATGGCGCCAGGCAAGTACAATGTAGCCATTACCGATATGATGGTGACCGCTTACAGATCAGCAGATATTGAGCTGAATAAAGACCTTGATCTTGGCAACATCACTCTTAACGCGAGTACCACCGCATTGAAAGAAGTGAGCGTACGGTCGGCCAAGCCATTCATTCAGCAACAATATGATCGCACGGTGATCAATGTGGAGGGGAGCATCACGGCCGCGGGGAGCACGGCACTTGAGATATTGCAGCGTGCGCCCGGGGTAACGTTAGACCAGGCCGAGAATATTCGCCTTCGCGGCCGCAGTGGTGTGCTGGTCATGATAGATGGTAAGCAGGTACCCATGACAGGGGAGGACCTGGCTACCTACCTCAAAGGCTTGCCCGCCAACGCGCTCGAACGCATCGACCTCATTACCGAGCCATCGGCCAAGTATGATGCGGCCGGCACCGCAGGTATCATCGATATAAGGCTAAAGCGCAGCAAAACTGCCGGCTGGAATGGCAACGTGACCGCCTCATATGGGCAGGGAAAATTGCCCAAAGGCAATACCGGGTTTGACCTCAGTTACCGCAATAATAAACTCAATGTATTCACATCTTACAATTTTACACGCCGAAGCGACCGCTTGTTGCTCACCTTGCAACGCAGGTTCCTGAATGCTGATGGCAGCCTGCAGAGCGGCTTTGATCAGGACAACTATACTGATAACTTTGTGAATGCCCACTTGGGCCGTTTGGCTGCCAACTACGGTCTATCGTCCAGCACCGTGATAGGTTTTACCTCGAGTTTGTATGCGTCAGACATTCGTACACCCGGCGGTAACTACTCGCTGGCCAAGAACGATCAAGACAAGGGCGTATCATACAGCACCAATAGCTTCCTGAACTATCGCTATCGTACCAACCCGAGCTTTAACCTAAACCTTTTGCACAAGTTAGATACTGCAGGCAGGCAGCTGACCGTCGACCTTGACCAGTCGCGCTTTAACACCCGCGAAGATCAGGATTACACCACCCGGTACTTTGACCTGCAAGGCACCGAGCAGCGCCGGCCGTACCTGCTTATTGGCGACCTTGATGGCTACCTGACCGTTCGTTCGGCAAAGGCCGATTACGTGCAGCCCTTGAAAAACTGGAAGGGCCGCTTTGAGGCCGGCATGAAAAGCAGTTGGGTAAAGACTGATAATGATATCGTTTTTTACGACCGCAGTAGCGGTGCCAATGTGGTCGACCAAAGCAAGACCAATCGTTTTGTTTACAATGAGAACATCAACGCCGCATACGTTAACCTGTCGGGCAACCAGCAACTGTTCAAGTGGCAGGTAGGGGTGCGTGCCGAGCATACGCATAACAAAGGTGTGCAAACCAAGAACGATAGCACCTTCCGCAATAATTACCTACAGTTGTTCCCAAGCGCTTATGGCAGCTATCAACTCAGCAAGAACAGTGAACTGGGCCTTACTTTGAGCCGCCGTATCGATAGGCCCTCATACCGTCAACTCAACCCGTTCCGCTATTACATCAATGATAACACCTATCAAAGCGGCAACCCTTACCTGCAACCGCAGCTCACTTACTCGGCCGAGGTAACGTATACCTGGCAGCAAAAATATATCCTGTCTTACAACTACGCCCGTACCAGTAATTACATCCTGTCGCTACTGATCCCTGAGCTGGGAGCAAACAAGCAGGTTCAAGAGACCAGCCGTAACCTGGCCCGTTTCAATTATCAAAGCGTTAGTTTGAGCATACCTGTTGAGGTAGGGAAGTGGCTTAGCAGTACCAACAACATATTGGCTTACTATGGCCGCTATGTGGGCAACCTGGCCAATACCAACATTCGTAATGGCAGGGTAGCCTTCAACATTAATAGTAACAACCAGTTAAAATTGGGCAAAGGTTGGATGGGAGAGGTAACGGGCAGCTTCCAATCGGCAGAGATACTGGGATTGGAGGATGTACGCTCGATCTGCTACGGAAACGTGGGTATCATGAAGCAACTTTGGAAGAACAAAGCCAATCTAAAACTCAACGTGTCTGACCTGTTCTACACCAACAAAACCCGTGCTACCGACCGTGCCACCGGTTACCTGGAGCATTATGTGCAAACGCGCGATACCCGTGTGGCCACGCTTAGCTTCACCTATCGCTTTGGGAATACCAAAGGCCTGCCTAAACCTAAGAACGGTGGGGCGGAGGAAGAGAAGCGCAGGGCGGGTTAA
- the trxA gene encoding thioredoxin, whose product MALEITDANFDELVLKSDKPVLVDFWAEWCGPCRMVGPVVEEIAKDYDGQAVVGKVNVDNNPGISMKYGIRNIPALLFFKNGEIVDKQIGAVPKSVLTEKLGKQLA is encoded by the coding sequence ATGGCCTTAGAAATTACAGACGCTAACTTCGACGAATTAGTGTTAAAATCAGATAAACCCGTATTAGTTGACTTTTGGGCAGAATGGTGTGGCCCATGTCGTATGGTTGGTCCGGTGGTTGAAGAGATCGCTAAAGATTATGATGGTCAGGCCGTTGTGGGTAAGGTCAATGTTGATAATAACCCAGGAATCTCAATGAAATACGGTATCCGTAACATACCTGCGTTATTGTTCTTCAAGAACGGCGAGATCGTTGACAAACAGATCGGTGCGGTGCCAAAATCAGTACTGACCGAAAAATTAGGTAAGCAATTAGCGTAA
- a CDS encoding DUF58 domain-containing protein — protein MEPLNTNQELRQLANLELLARQVVEGFITGLHQSPFHGFSVEFAEHRAYNSGSSIKNIDWKLFARTDKLFVKQFEEETNLRCYLLLDTSSSMNYPEKGMSKLLYSVYAMASLMYLFKKQRDAFALGLFTDKIDWLSQARSTSTHLFYLFGQLENAYQEPRTKAFTDLSNVIHHLAEEVHQRSLIIIFSDMLENSMDAARSQALFAALQHLRYNKHEVIVFNVNDRLHELEFGFDNRPHQFIDMESGEEVKVHPGRVRESYRAAIDSYRHDLELKCAQYQVDLVDADINNGYNDLLKAYLVKRNKVI, from the coding sequence ATGGAGCCATTAAATACCAACCAGGAACTGCGCCAGCTGGCCAACCTCGAACTGCTGGCCCGGCAGGTGGTCGAGGGTTTTATTACCGGGTTGCACCAAAGCCCGTTCCATGGTTTTTCTGTAGAGTTTGCCGAACACCGTGCCTACAATAGTGGCAGCTCCATCAAAAATATCGACTGGAAGCTTTTTGCCCGTACCGATAAATTGTTCGTTAAGCAATTTGAGGAGGAGACCAACCTGCGGTGCTATCTGCTGCTCGATACTTCATCAAGCATGAACTATCCTGAAAAGGGAATGAGCAAATTGCTGTACTCGGTGTATGCTATGGCCTCGCTCATGTACCTGTTCAAAAAACAACGCGATGCCTTCGCCCTCGGGCTGTTCACCGATAAGATCGATTGGCTAAGCCAGGCACGCTCTACCTCAACGCACCTGTTCTACCTTTTTGGCCAGCTCGAAAATGCCTATCAGGAACCGCGTACAAAGGCTTTCACCGATCTGAGCAACGTGATCCATCACCTTGCCGAGGAGGTGCACCAACGATCACTGATCATTATATTTAGTGACATGCTGGAGAACAGTATGGATGCGGCCCGCTCGCAAGCCCTTTTCGCGGCGCTGCAACACTTGCGTTATAATAAACATGAGGTGATCGTATTTAATGTGAACGATCGCCTCCACGAACTGGAGTTCGGCTTTGATAACCGCCCGCACCAATTTATTGATATGGAGAGCGGTGAAGAAGTGAAGGTACACCCGGGCCGCGTGCGCGAAAGCTACCGTGCGGCCATTGACAGTTATCGCCATGATCTGGAGCTTAAATGCGCCCAATACCAGGTGGATCTGGTTGATGCCGACATCAATAACGGCTACAACGACCTGCTGAAAGCCTACCTGGTGAAGCGAAACAAAGTGATCTGA
- a CDS encoding glycoside hydrolase family 130 protein: MRLSIERKGVKVNPDPKRVIARFFFNGNERSKDVIQRVMEVEEDKVFGLISPLLQEYSSRHRNITRVLNRHCAKLKPLFGELGIDFDSLTVYRKLLIGSYFTHEYSIESAAFFNPSIVDDPDQSDLEEGERRVIMSFRAVGEGHISSITFRRALFDKNNNITVLPAGTYIDEAEIVRNAVYNKKLFFEKAVTTQINIDVLRELESKLDHHFEYSNLRRMILDSQKLQDDDMRRLEYDKVLWLADSYYEIVFSLDTDISDRVIFPISEYERKGIEDARFVKFFNEDGSSSYYATYTAYDGSLIMPKLLQTNDFINFRIMPLYGAGSQNKNLALFPRKINGKYVMISRIDGCNNYIMYSDKINVWEEPAVLQKPKFNWEFIQIGNCGSPIETEDGWLVITHGVGPMRKYVLGASLLKLDDPAVEIGRLKEPLLTPNAEEREGYVPNVIYSCGSVVHNHKLILPYGFSDYSTSFAEVDLKTLLNKLKEDGV, translated from the coding sequence ATGAGACTTTCTATCGAGCGTAAAGGCGTTAAGGTAAATCCAGATCCCAAACGTGTAATTGCCCGTTTCTTTTTCAATGGTAATGAACGTTCAAAAGATGTGATACAACGTGTGATGGAGGTTGAAGAGGATAAGGTATTTGGCTTGATATCGCCATTACTGCAAGAATACTCCAGCCGTCACCGTAATATTACCCGCGTACTTAACCGCCACTGCGCTAAGTTGAAGCCTTTATTTGGCGAGTTGGGTATCGATTTCGATTCGCTTACGGTGTACCGTAAACTGCTGATCGGTTCATACTTTACTCATGAATACTCGATCGAGTCGGCCGCGTTCTTCAACCCATCTATTGTTGATGACCCCGACCAAAGCGACCTGGAAGAAGGCGAACGCCGCGTGATCATGAGCTTCAGAGCAGTGGGTGAGGGTCACATCTCCTCGATCACCTTTCGCCGCGCTTTATTTGATAAGAATAACAATATCACTGTTTTACCTGCCGGTACCTACATTGACGAGGCCGAGATCGTGCGTAACGCGGTATACAATAAAAAGCTTTTTTTTGAAAAGGCCGTGACCACACAGATCAACATTGATGTGCTGCGCGAGCTGGAAAGCAAACTCGACCATCACTTCGAGTATTCGAACCTGCGAAGAATGATCCTGGATTCGCAAAAGCTACAGGACGATGATATGCGCCGTTTGGAGTACGACAAGGTGTTGTGGCTGGCCGATTCATACTACGAGATCGTGTTCTCTTTGGATACCGATATATCTGACCGGGTGATCTTCCCGATATCTGAATATGAGCGTAAGGGTATCGAGGATGCGCGTTTTGTTAAATTCTTTAACGAGGACGGGAGCTCATCATATTATGCCACTTACACGGCCTATGATGGTTCGCTGATCATGCCTAAGCTATTGCAAACCAACGATTTTATTAATTTCCGCATTATGCCCCTGTATGGCGCCGGTTCGCAAAACAAGAACTTGGCCCTGTTCCCGCGTAAGATCAACGGTAAGTATGTGATGATATCGCGCATTGATGGTTGCAACAACTACATCATGTACTCCGATAAGATCAACGTTTGGGAAGAACCGGCGGTGTTGCAAAAGCCTAAGTTCAATTGGGAGTTTATCCAGATCGGTAACTGCGGTTCGCCTATCGAGACCGAGGACGGTTGGTTAGTGATCACCCACGGTGTAGGCCCGATGCGTAAATATGTACTGGGTGCAAGTTTGCTTAAACTAGACGACCCTGCTGTAGAGATAGGCCGCCTTAAAGAGCCCTTACTTACCCCGAACGCCGAAGAGCGCGAAGGTTACGTACCGAACGTGATCTACTCGTGCGGCTCGGTCGTGCACAATCATAAACTGATCCTACCATACGGCTTTAGCGATTATTCTACCTCTTTTGCTGAAGTGGACCTTAAAACGCTGTTGAATAAATTAAAAGAGGACGGCGTATAA
- a CDS encoding glycosyltransferase family 4 protein — protein MRVAVLSPVAWRTPPRHYGPWEQVASNIAEGMVKKGADVTLFATGDSVTAGKLDAICEAGYEEERNQDAKVLECLHISNLMEKADQFDLIHNNFDFLPLTYSRLIKTPVITTIHGFSSQRIIPVYKKYNDSSHYVSISNADRSPELDYIGTVYNGLNTCEFDFSANADEHLLYFGRIHHDKGTAEAIEIAKRTGRKLLIAGIIQDVNYYRERVEPFIDNEQIIYVGHAGPDKRKELLGSAAALVHPINFNEPFGMSVAESMLCGTPVIAFNKGSMPELIKDQQTGFLVNDVNQAVEAVGQLGRIDRQACHDWAVANFSSEKMVDDYYKLYQQILG, from the coding sequence ATGAGAGTGGCTGTACTATCTCCCGTTGCCTGGCGCACACCGCCCAGGCACTACGGGCCATGGGAACAGGTCGCTTCAAATATTGCCGAAGGAATGGTCAAAAAGGGTGCGGATGTCACCCTTTTTGCTACCGGCGATTCGGTGACCGCTGGCAAGTTAGACGCGATCTGCGAGGCCGGTTACGAAGAGGAGCGTAATCAGGACGCTAAAGTTTTGGAATGCCTCCACATCAGCAACCTGATGGAAAAGGCCGATCAGTTCGACCTCATCCATAACAACTTCGACTTTTTACCGCTTACCTATTCCCGGTTGATCAAAACGCCGGTGATCACCACCATTCATGGTTTTTCATCGCAGCGCATCATTCCGGTATATAAAAAGTACAACGACAGTTCGCACTATGTGTCGATCAGTAATGCCGACCGTAGCCCGGAGCTGGATTACATCGGTACCGTTTACAACGGCTTAAATACTTGTGAATTTGACTTTAGTGCCAACGCTGATGAGCACCTGTTATACTTCGGGCGCATACATCATGACAAGGGAACGGCCGAGGCCATAGAGATCGCCAAGCGTACCGGGCGTAAGCTGCTCATTGCAGGCATCATTCAGGATGTTAATTATTACCGTGAGCGTGTAGAGCCGTTCATTGACAATGAGCAGATCATTTATGTAGGCCACGCCGGTCCTGATAAGCGCAAGGAGCTTTTAGGTAGCGCTGCTGCCCTAGTGCACCCCATTAACTTTAACGAGCCATTTGGTATGAGCGTGGCTGAATCGATGCTTTGCGGCACGCCGGTGATCGCATTCAATAAAGGCTCGATGCCTGAACTGATCAAAGATCAACAGACCGGTTTCCTGGTGAATGATGTGAATCAGGCGGTAGAAGCTGTTGGTCAACTGGGCCGGATCGACCGCCAGGCCTGCCATGACTGGGCGGTGGCCAACTTTTCGAGCGAGAAGATGGTAGATGATTACTACAAACTATATCAACAGATATTGGGCTGA